A genomic stretch from Telmatocola sphagniphila includes:
- a CDS encoding type IV toxin-antitoxin system AbiEi family antitoxin domain-containing protein gives MREYIESQLARGRGYFTKEEALAELGLSAEAFQAAIGRVKRKGLLVSPRRGFYLILRPEDRQLGAPDPSRWIDPLMKHLGLDYRISLLRAAAFHGSSHQAAMIFQVIAPKQLPKIAVGRQRVDFLFQTSATFEEANNPAWLSKLKTEAGFAQIAGLELTLLDICRYFHKAAGINGAAQAVHDLGKNANPRILAKAASAYENSAVRRLGYFLERFGHNRQAESLKDFAKKAKSFKALDPAVKPLVAELGLLDEKNPDWMLIINVPVELEA, from the coding sequence GTGAGGGAATACATCGAATCGCAGCTTGCCAGAGGGAGAGGCTACTTCACCAAAGAAGAAGCTTTGGCTGAGCTTGGGCTTTCCGCGGAAGCCTTCCAAGCAGCGATTGGTCGGGTTAAGAGGAAAGGGCTGCTTGTTTCTCCCCGCCGGGGGTTCTACTTGATTTTGAGGCCTGAGGACCGACAACTTGGCGCTCCCGACCCCTCACGCTGGATTGATCCGTTGATGAAGCATTTGGGGCTGGATTACCGAATATCTCTGCTGCGTGCGGCGGCGTTTCACGGATCGTCGCATCAGGCGGCGATGATCTTTCAGGTTATTGCACCAAAGCAACTCCCGAAGATTGCTGTCGGTCGCCAGAGAGTCGATTTTTTGTTCCAGACTTCGGCTACTTTTGAAGAAGCAAACAATCCAGCGTGGCTCTCGAAGCTCAAAACGGAAGCCGGGTTCGCCCAGATCGCAGGCTTGGAATTGACCTTGCTCGATATCTGCCGTTACTTCCATAAAGCAGCGGGAATCAACGGTGCGGCGCAGGCCGTTCATGATCTGGGTAAAAATGCCAATCCGCGAATTCTGGCGAAGGCCGCAAGTGCCTATGAAAATTCTGCGGTCAGACGTCTTGGCTATTTCCTGGAGCGTTTCGGTCATAATCGGCAAGCCGAGTCGCTCAAGGACTTCGCCAAGAAAGCGAAGTCCTTCAAGGCGCTGGATCCCGCAGTCAAACCGCTGGTTGCTGAACTCGGATTGCTGGACGAGAAGAACCCTGACTGGATGCTAATCATCAATGTGCCAGTGGAGCTCGAAGCGTGA
- a CDS encoding IS5 family transposase gives MERKPYSTDLTDAQWALLEPWIPEARPGGRPRKTDMREVVNALFYLTKEGCRWRGLPHDFPPWKTVYNYFEAWKRDGTWEEILTALRCRVRQAANRSPNPRVACIDSQSVKTAFGGEEVGTDGGKKVRGRKRHIVVDTLGLLLALVVTGANVDDAKAAQTLFEQMPKTAFPRLETIQADNKYHNYQLQSWLRDHKRPYTVWVVNRPSGERKFMPLRSRWVVERTFAWLGRCRRLSKDYEHLPESSEAIVQIACIQHYLRRLYPSRVKHTQRFRYKGHTPKTLAA, from the coding sequence ATGGAACGGAAACCCTATTCAACAGATTTAACGGATGCTCAGTGGGCTCTTTTGGAGCCCTGGATTCCCGAGGCTCGACCCGGTGGTCGACCGCGAAAAACCGACATGCGAGAAGTCGTCAATGCCCTATTCTACCTGACCAAGGAAGGATGTCGCTGGCGAGGTTTACCGCATGACTTTCCCCCGTGGAAAACGGTTTACAATTATTTTGAAGCTTGGAAGCGGGACGGCACTTGGGAAGAGATCCTAACGGCTCTGCGCTGTCGCGTTCGTCAAGCGGCCAATCGTTCGCCCAATCCTCGCGTTGCCTGCATCGACAGCCAGTCGGTGAAGACGGCTTTTGGAGGAGAAGAAGTCGGAACCGATGGCGGCAAAAAGGTCCGCGGCCGTAAACGCCACATCGTGGTGGATACTCTCGGATTACTGCTAGCCCTAGTGGTAACGGGCGCGAATGTCGATGATGCCAAAGCTGCTCAAACGCTGTTTGAACAGATGCCCAAAACTGCTTTTCCCCGCTTGGAAACCATACAGGCGGACAACAAGTATCACAATTATCAATTGCAGAGTTGGCTGCGGGATCACAAGCGACCCTATACCGTTTGGGTGGTGAATCGTCCGTCGGGAGAACGAAAGTTTATGCCGCTGAGAAGTCGCTGGGTGGTGGAGCGAACTTTCGCCTGGTTGGGACGTTGTCGACGGCTAAGTAAAGACTACGAGCATTTACCGGAATCCAGCGAGGCCATCGTGCAAATCGCATGCATTCAACACTACTTACGCCGTCTCTATCCCAGTCGAGTGAAACATACACAACGGTTTCGGTATAAAGGCCATACTCCTAAAACTCTAGCCGCTTAA
- a CDS encoding prolipoprotein diacylglyceryl transferase: MSGRFAYGACMILAVLVFLLGRRLFAVNDPSARLPLMDRIWIGISAFFGGTISAKLPFVLMNDPAMYSWETWFSDGKTLTTGLMGAYLGVEICKAIRGIRVKTGDGLALPLALALTIGRLGCFANGCCAGKPTELPWGYDFGDGIPRHPTQLYESVFHGFWVWILARWQISNQFATQRLKIYLIAYCVFRFVMEFIRIEPRMDSGLTFYQWVVMVFASFLLLQAWYDERAKRAK, encoded by the coding sequence ATGAGCGGGCGCTTTGCCTATGGCGCCTGCATGATCTTGGCCGTTCTGGTTTTCCTTTTGGGCCGTCGGCTGTTTGCCGTCAATGATCCATCGGCTCGCCTGCCTCTGATGGATCGAATCTGGATAGGAATCTCTGCATTTTTTGGGGGAACGATTAGCGCCAAGTTACCTTTCGTATTGATGAATGATCCGGCGATGTATTCGTGGGAAACCTGGTTTTCAGACGGTAAAACGTTAACCACGGGATTGATGGGAGCCTATCTTGGGGTCGAAATATGCAAGGCGATTCGCGGTATTCGCGTAAAAACTGGAGATGGTCTCGCTCTGCCTCTGGCGCTCGCTCTGACGATTGGACGGCTTGGCTGTTTTGCGAATGGATGCTGTGCGGGTAAGCCAACAGAATTGCCCTGGGGCTACGATTTTGGCGATGGAATTCCACGTCATCCAACGCAGTTGTACGAATCGGTTTTTCACGGCTTTTGGGTCTGGATACTGGCGCGCTGGCAGATTTCCAATCAATTCGCGACCCAGCGGTTGAAGATTTACCTCATCGCATATTGCGTTTTTCGCTTCGTAATGGAGTTCATTCGAATTGAGCCAAGGATGGACTCGGGGTTGACTTTTTATCAGTGGGTCGTGATGGTTTTCGCGAGTTTTCTTCTGTTGCAGGCTTGGTACGATGAGAGGGCTAAGCGGGCAAAGTAA
- a CDS encoding radical SAM protein: MPVRDYVYRGTTRSLCPECKRVVDAKILVRGQRVYFRKHCPEHGTREDFICSDVAFYDQHEFDQPARMPESYGTTADKGCPYDCGLCPEHEQHTCIGLIEITSSCNLRCPMCFAESGPGGKHIDFATYKSMVDRYILHEGIADVLQLSGGEPTLHPELVPMLEYAYQQPIQVVMINTNGIRLARDPDLVSQLATMRDRLEIYLQFDGFSSESHLALRGENLLDVKRQALDRLREAGIRCTLVCTVEHTANIDQVGEVLKFGLSREEVRGVSYQLATYCGRHLPAKDLENRTTMPDLMKALVRQVPEILRADDFYPLPCAHPNCHRMAYLYRGEESVVPISRLIDPKPHMDLIANSIVYTPARARNLVAKAVASAGDCGCGPGGCGSAEPSNFIEQALSEKLTGKEVFRITLTGFLDSYTFDTRRVMKCCLAHILPSGHIIPFCAYNTLYRDGTLPLPPLADSKQDTSSRSISNLPLISLGGVKS; this comes from the coding sequence ATGCCCGTTCGAGATTACGTCTATCGCGGAACCACTCGAAGCCTCTGCCCCGAATGCAAACGAGTGGTCGATGCGAAAATCCTGGTGCGCGGCCAACGCGTTTACTTCCGGAAGCATTGTCCGGAACACGGAACGCGCGAAGATTTCATATGCTCGGATGTCGCTTTTTACGACCAGCATGAATTCGATCAGCCGGCGCGAATGCCGGAATCGTATGGGACAACTGCCGACAAAGGCTGCCCCTACGATTGCGGCCTCTGCCCGGAGCACGAACAGCACACCTGCATTGGATTAATCGAAATTACTTCCTCTTGCAATTTACGTTGCCCAATGTGCTTTGCGGAGTCAGGGCCCGGCGGTAAGCACATCGATTTTGCGACCTATAAATCGATGGTGGATCGCTATATTCTGCATGAAGGGATCGCTGATGTGCTGCAGCTCTCTGGCGGTGAACCGACACTTCATCCCGAACTTGTCCCTATGCTGGAGTATGCCTATCAGCAACCGATACAGGTCGTGATGATCAACACAAACGGTATTCGGCTCGCACGGGATCCGGATCTCGTTTCTCAACTAGCCACGATGCGAGATCGGCTGGAAATTTATCTTCAATTCGACGGATTTTCGAGTGAAAGCCATCTCGCTTTGCGCGGCGAGAATCTTCTCGATGTCAAACGGCAGGCACTGGACCGACTTCGCGAGGCCGGAATACGCTGCACGTTGGTTTGTACTGTAGAACATACGGCAAATATCGATCAGGTGGGTGAAGTGCTGAAGTTCGGGCTGTCGCGGGAAGAAGTTCGCGGCGTGAGCTATCAGCTGGCTACATACTGCGGCCGGCATCTTCCTGCGAAAGATCTCGAAAATCGCACGACCATGCCCGATCTGATGAAAGCCTTGGTGCGGCAAGTGCCGGAGATACTTCGTGCAGACGATTTTTATCCTTTGCCCTGTGCCCACCCCAATTGTCATCGAATGGCTTATCTCTATCGGGGAGAAGAGAGTGTCGTACCTATTTCGCGACTGATCGATCCGAAACCACATATGGATCTGATTGCCAATTCCATCGTATATACTCCCGCTCGAGCCAGGAACCTCGTCGCAAAAGCCGTTGCCTCGGCAGGGGATTGCGGCTGCGGTCCGGGAGGGTGCGGATCGGCCGAGCCTTCCAATTTCATCGAGCAGGCGCTGTCAGAAAAGTTGACGGGCAAGGAGGTCTTTCGCATCACGCTTACCGGTTTTCTGGATAGCTATACTTTCGATACCCGGCGAGTGATGAAATGCTGCCTGGCGCACATTTTGCCCAGCGGTCACATAATACCCTTTTGTGCTTACAACACCTTATACCGCGATGGCACATTGCCTCTACCACCGCTTGCAGATTCCAAGCAGGACACATCATCACGAAGCATTTCTAATCTGCCCTTGATTTCACTGGGTGGTGTAAAATCATGA
- a CDS encoding IS701 family transposase: MEVSRFPSFLSSAFSALVFFLDARIQSLTVRIFRGMFLAQDQRRTASRWFRAAGIRRKYKSAYRHLAAVGRESLSMSTAVGRLVLKHPAAQSEKIVIALDDTLTKRYGPKVEGAGIHHNPTPGPIGQLLEYGQNFVVAALLAWHPLHGVIGLPWRAQLYVRQKEVATLPRKYQWKFRTKLQLAVEILQWLSKSLFSPGKAVWIVADGGYAKKPILRACRQLNFTLISRLRKDAALYELPSPSKGRGRPRKYGEKRIDLAKRAAHARGWSSASLQLYGRPEVKTYKSFLATWKSAEGVIRVVLVKEKKGWIAFFSTNPEATVAQILETVASRNAIEQVFKDVKEVWRAGQQQLRNLHANIGAFHMNLWMMTLTELWAWDQPQRKLVDRADRPWDNRPRRPSHNDRRKSLLKLILQEEFRALPQRGPGTRKYKKAVKRLFQMACSA; encoded by the coding sequence ATGGAAGTATCTCGTTTTCCCTCCTTTCTGTCCAGCGCTTTTTCCGCCCTGGTCTTCTTTTTGGATGCTCGAATCCAGTCGCTAACCGTGCGTATCTTCCGCGGCATGTTCCTCGCTCAGGACCAGCGACGCACCGCCTCCCGATGGTTCCGAGCCGCCGGTATCCGTCGAAAGTACAAGTCGGCCTACCGGCACCTTGCAGCGGTCGGTCGAGAATCCCTTTCGATGAGTACCGCCGTGGGACGACTGGTTCTCAAACACCCGGCGGCCCAATCCGAGAAGATCGTGATTGCTCTGGATGACACCCTCACCAAACGTTACGGTCCGAAGGTCGAAGGGGCCGGAATTCACCACAATCCGACTCCGGGTCCGATCGGACAGTTGCTCGAATACGGGCAGAACTTCGTCGTGGCGGCTTTATTGGCCTGGCATCCTCTCCACGGCGTTATCGGCTTGCCTTGGCGAGCCCAGTTATACGTCCGCCAGAAAGAGGTCGCGACGCTTCCCCGCAAGTACCAGTGGAAGTTTCGGACCAAGCTGCAACTGGCGGTGGAGATCCTGCAATGGCTCTCGAAGTCTTTGTTTTCTCCGGGGAAAGCAGTCTGGATCGTGGCGGATGGCGGCTATGCGAAGAAACCGATTCTGCGGGCGTGTCGGCAGTTGAACTTCACATTGATCAGTCGGCTCCGCAAGGATGCCGCCCTATACGAGTTGCCCTCTCCCTCCAAAGGTCGGGGGCGTCCCCGCAAGTACGGAGAGAAGCGAATCGACTTGGCCAAGCGAGCGGCTCATGCCCGGGGATGGTCGTCGGCCTCCCTGCAGTTGTACGGTCGCCCAGAAGTCAAAACGTACAAGAGTTTTCTGGCGACCTGGAAGTCGGCGGAGGGAGTCATCCGCGTGGTTCTGGTTAAAGAGAAAAAAGGGTGGATCGCTTTCTTCTCGACGAATCCGGAGGCGACGGTGGCCCAGATCCTGGAAACCGTGGCCAGCCGCAATGCCATCGAGCAGGTCTTCAAGGACGTCAAGGAAGTTTGGAGAGCCGGTCAGCAGCAATTGCGAAACCTGCACGCCAACATCGGCGCGTTTCACATGAACCTGTGGATGATGACTTTGACCGAACTGTGGGCTTGGGATCAACCGCAAAGGAAGTTAGTGGATCGTGCCGATCGTCCCTGGGATAATCGGCCGCGACGGCCTTCTCATAACGATCGACGCAAGTCGTTGCTAAAGCTGATTTTGCAAGAAGAATTTCGAGCACTTCCGCAAAGAGGGCCCGGAACGCGAAAATACAAAAAAGCCGTCAAACGCTTGTTCCAAATGGCCTGCTCCGCTTAG
- a CDS encoding ECF-type sigma factor — MTELTRILNDLNSGDLHASAKLLPLVYEELRKLASIRMNPESSDHTLSPTALVHEAYIRLVGAEDLPRWENRAHFFAAAATAMRRILIDRARRKSRAIHGGEHRRVAFSLDTILAVEPNEELLELDHALTKFAQKDPLKAQLVELRFFAGLTSDQVAAILGISPRSADRHWVYAQAWLRREILRSQDE; from the coding sequence ATGACCGAATTAACTCGGATTCTGAACGACCTCAATTCAGGCGACCTGCACGCCTCCGCCAAACTGCTGCCGTTGGTGTACGAAGAGCTCCGAAAGCTAGCCTCTATTCGCATGAACCCGGAATCGTCCGATCATACTTTGAGCCCAACAGCACTGGTGCACGAAGCGTACATTCGGCTGGTCGGCGCTGAAGACCTTCCTCGATGGGAAAATCGAGCCCATTTCTTTGCCGCCGCCGCAACCGCCATGCGACGTATTCTGATCGATCGAGCTCGACGAAAATCCCGCGCCATCCACGGAGGAGAGCATCGGCGTGTAGCTTTTTCCTTAGATACGATTTTAGCGGTAGAGCCGAATGAAGAACTATTGGAGCTGGATCACGCTCTTACGAAGTTTGCTCAAAAGGATCCCCTCAAAGCCCAACTCGTCGAATTGCGTTTCTTTGCCGGTTTAACGAGCGATCAAGTCGCGGCGATTCTGGGGATTTCTCCAAGATCAGCCGATCGCCACTGGGTCTACGCGCAAGCCTGGTTGCGACGGGAAATCCTTCGTAGCCAAGACGAGTAA
- a CDS encoding serine/threonine protein kinase — MTEESLFHEALALSADERSVFLDKACANQPELRASIESLLSAHQKRGNLFDPFVANRNPYLQTGPELTSDYNPQMESGLIIAGRYILQEKIGEGGMGEVWVAKQTEPVKRRIALKLIKAGMDTKSVLQRFEQERQALALMDHPNIARVLDGGMTADRRPFFVMELVNGLPLNKFCDEAKLGIRERLELFIPICQAVQHAHQKGIIHRDLKPTNILVTIIDGRPIPKVIDFGVAKATSGHLSEDSPSTQFGAVVGTFEYMAPEQAGYAGEDIDTRADIYSLGVLLYELLTGMRPLDGRRLKKAALIGSRQFPDFGIFSILRIG; from the coding sequence ATGACTGAAGAATCCTTGTTCCACGAAGCCTTAGCACTGTCCGCGGACGAACGATCCGTGTTCCTCGATAAAGCCTGCGCCAATCAGCCAGAACTTCGGGCATCGATCGAATCTCTATTAAGTGCCCATCAGAAACGTGGCAATCTGTTCGATCCGTTCGTTGCCAATCGGAATCCTTATTTGCAAACCGGACCTGAGCTAACTTCGGATTATAATCCGCAAATGGAATCGGGCTTAATCATCGCGGGACGATATATTTTGCAGGAAAAGATCGGCGAAGGAGGGATGGGCGAGGTCTGGGTGGCCAAGCAAACCGAGCCGGTCAAACGCCGCATCGCACTGAAACTGATCAAGGCGGGGATGGATACCAAGAGCGTCCTTCAGCGGTTTGAACAAGAGCGTCAAGCCCTGGCTCTGATGGATCATCCGAACATCGCCCGAGTTCTCGACGGAGGCATGACGGCAGACCGCCGGCCGTTCTTCGTCATGGAACTGGTCAACGGACTCCCATTAAACAAATTTTGCGATGAAGCCAAACTCGGAATTCGGGAGCGATTGGAGCTATTCATTCCGATCTGCCAAGCGGTCCAGCACGCACATCAAAAGGGGATTATTCATCGCGACTTAAAGCCGACTAATATCCTAGTGACGATCATAGATGGCCGGCCAATTCCTAAAGTAATTGATTTCGGTGTGGCCAAGGCAACCTCCGGTCATCTTTCGGAGGACTCCCCTTCCACACAATTCGGAGCCGTCGTTGGCACTTTCGAATACATGGCTCCCGAACAAGCGGGCTATGCCGGTGAAGATATCGATACCCGAGCGGACATTTATTCCTTGGGTGTTCTTCTCTATGAACTACTGACCGGCATGAGACCTTTAGATGGCAGGCGATTGAAGAAAGCCGCTTTAATCGGTAGTCGACAATTCCCTGATTTTGGTATTTTCTCGATTTTGCGGATCGGTTAG
- a CDS encoding IS66 family transposase has product MDAKEQLKEDVRTGKVSTDYLIDLIFSLQNQLQAALQEIADLKKQIASSPTPKVAEPYSIKAEEKRQEAKNPKKKRKQKNGKKRGRITSAEKIAQAERSEAIYPEGLDKNACHLSHTRPVWRVENGRAVLIAYQIYRGPKNRYGQIPGVIGRSEFGIEIFVEIAFLVYTVGMSFDKVCLSLQFFQNMTLRKAQVDALLHRLSRHWEKEFDTLCTLVANSLVVWTDETGWSLNSVWAFLSEKARILLFGVNKDADTLAKILDPSTFKGLVVSDDAAVYGHFTHSQKCWAHLLRKAIKLTLLEPDNAEYRRFTDRLIEIYRKAVRVKRDGRLGEAGRLQKIAELEDEIVVLCRPLWSQNLPKLAGTQDDYRKLNNEIMTLVMREELFAFVTTEEVEQPNGVTVEVGATNNESERTLRKPAEARKTGRTSKSLFGARRQSILTSVLESLRLYLKQFTLANVIEEINSWTEEGISCFTKLLNKMNLSLPKISVLNGLFPKVEAEPKLKPSG; this is encoded by the coding sequence ATGGATGCCAAGGAGCAACTCAAGGAAGATGTCCGGACGGGAAAGGTCAGCACCGATTACCTGATCGACTTGATTTTTTCCCTCCAGAACCAATTGCAAGCAGCTCTCCAAGAAATCGCAGACCTCAAAAAGCAAATCGCCTCCTCTCCTACGCCCAAGGTCGCTGAACCGTATTCGATAAAGGCGGAAGAGAAGCGCCAAGAAGCCAAGAATCCGAAAAAAAAGCGTAAGCAGAAGAATGGCAAGAAACGCGGTCGCATCACCTCGGCGGAAAAGATCGCTCAGGCCGAACGCAGCGAAGCGATTTATCCTGAAGGCCTGGACAAGAACGCATGTCATTTGTCGCACACTCGACCGGTGTGGCGAGTAGAAAACGGTCGAGCGGTGCTGATCGCCTACCAGATTTATCGGGGCCCTAAAAACCGCTACGGCCAAATCCCTGGCGTGATAGGCCGCAGCGAATTCGGCATAGAAATCTTCGTCGAGATTGCTTTCCTGGTCTACACCGTCGGGATGTCATTCGACAAAGTCTGTCTGTCGCTCCAATTCTTTCAGAATATGACTCTGCGAAAAGCGCAGGTCGATGCGTTGCTGCACCGGTTGTCGCGTCATTGGGAAAAGGAATTCGATACGCTGTGCACGCTGGTGGCCAACTCATTGGTTGTCTGGACCGATGAGACGGGCTGGAGCTTGAACAGCGTGTGGGCGTTCCTCTCGGAGAAAGCCCGGATCCTGTTGTTCGGAGTCAACAAGGATGCCGACACGCTGGCGAAAATTCTCGACCCGTCCACGTTCAAAGGTCTGGTGGTCAGCGACGATGCGGCGGTTTACGGGCACTTCACTCATTCGCAAAAGTGCTGGGCGCACCTGTTGCGGAAGGCCATCAAGCTGACGTTGCTCGAACCGGACAATGCCGAATACCGCCGCTTCACCGATCGGTTAATCGAAATCTATCGGAAGGCTGTTCGCGTCAAGCGCGACGGACGACTGGGCGAGGCGGGTCGTCTCCAGAAAATTGCCGAACTGGAGGACGAGATCGTCGTCTTGTGCAGGCCCCTGTGGTCTCAGAATTTGCCGAAGTTGGCCGGAACGCAAGACGATTATCGCAAGCTGAACAACGAAATCATGACGCTGGTGATGAGGGAGGAGTTATTCGCGTTCGTGACGACCGAGGAGGTGGAGCAACCCAACGGGGTAACTGTGGAAGTCGGGGCGACGAACAACGAAAGCGAACGGACGCTGCGGAAGCCTGCAGAAGCCCGCAAGACGGGCCGGACCAGCAAGTCGCTGTTCGGGGCTCGTCGGCAATCGATTTTGACCAGCGTGCTGGAATCGCTCCGCTTGTACCTGAAACAGTTCACCTTGGCGAACGTAATCGAAGAGATCAACAGTTGGACCGAGGAAGGGATCAGCTGCTTTACGAAATTGTTGAATAAGATGAACTTGTCGCTCCCCAAAATCTCTGTCCTCAATGGACTGTTTCCCAAGGTTGAAGCAGAGCCCAAACTCAAACCAAGCGGGTAG
- a CDS encoding tetratricopeptide repeat protein, whose translation MIRIIKEEEPSKPSTRISTEETAPSQAALRHTEPKKLAAMLRGELDWVVMKCLEKQRDRRYETASGLARDIQRYLSNDMVEARPASAGYRFKKFVSRHKGQVAAVALILVALLAGIVGTAWGLFREDKANTQLAKKIDELAEEQTKVQARFELAQKAIAALHTGVSEDFLLKSDQFKELRNRLLGQAADFYKDLEKLLEGQTDTKSRRLLAEGYFQLAELMGKTGSQSGALDVQRKALAIRRALAKEPGADVEMQLDVARSLGATGNILYATGDLEGALREFAEQEDVARLLEIKFPIESVRTALAQSLNSTSWTLYLKGKSDEALLASEKAVKILDEVSKINPNAAAIRFDLASSLMRMGTILPNVGKWQDAFSSLESARLILKKLADDHPTVVRYRHQLAVTTTNTSACLFDVGNFRKTLATTKEAISILQQPVDGYPGLIQFQHTLALDYLNSGRAMGELGMLLEAKPAFETAMKIWKNLVEASPTEITYQYFFAFCSNEIGKLQARTGNPEKSFEAHEKAKTLLQSLSEKQPTFHWAKRVLANTNENISKLLTASGKYEEALSVCHKALAIRQKLKEEQPNVTWTSEELSATLISLAKVQRQMVKLADALVSIRRAIAFLEQLPTRTPRNTYNLACCYALLAGISTMKEAGIRLDDGANYSNIAMKFLRQAFDGGYDSVSNLRVDISLDSLRTREDFKKLLSEQEKKFEDKMP comes from the coding sequence ATGATCCGCATCATCAAAGAAGAAGAACCCTCCAAGCCCTCGACGAGGATCTCGACAGAAGAAACGGCACCTTCCCAAGCCGCCTTACGACATACCGAACCCAAAAAGCTTGCAGCTATGTTGCGGGGGGAACTCGACTGGGTAGTAATGAAGTGTTTGGAGAAGCAGCGCGATCGTCGCTACGAGACCGCCAGTGGATTAGCGAGGGATATTCAACGCTATCTTTCGAACGATATGGTCGAGGCCCGACCGGCGAGTGCCGGTTACCGCTTTAAGAAATTTGTCAGCCGCCACAAGGGCCAAGTGGCCGCGGTTGCCTTAATTCTCGTTGCACTCTTAGCGGGAATCGTGGGCACGGCGTGGGGGCTTTTTCGAGAGGATAAGGCCAACACCCAATTAGCAAAGAAGATCGACGAGTTAGCCGAAGAGCAAACAAAAGTGCAGGCTCGATTCGAATTGGCTCAGAAAGCCATCGCTGCTTTACATACGGGTGTCAGCGAAGATTTTTTGCTCAAGAGTGATCAATTCAAAGAGCTACGTAATCGGCTACTCGGACAAGCCGCTGACTTCTATAAGGATCTAGAGAAATTATTAGAGGGGCAGACCGATACGAAATCGCGCCGTCTGTTGGCCGAGGGGTATTTTCAGCTGGCCGAGTTGATGGGCAAGACCGGGTCCCAATCTGGAGCGTTGGATGTTCAACGAAAAGCCTTAGCAATCCGACGAGCTTTGGCGAAAGAGCCTGGGGCTGATGTGGAAATGCAGTTAGATGTAGCTCGAAGTCTGGGTGCGACAGGCAATATACTGTACGCCACCGGTGACTTGGAGGGTGCTTTGCGTGAATTTGCTGAACAGGAAGATGTAGCCAGATTACTAGAGATCAAATTTCCGATCGAGTCAGTGCGGACTGCTTTAGCACAATCATTGAATTCCACAAGCTGGACTCTGTATCTGAAAGGTAAGTCTGATGAAGCGCTGCTCGCAAGCGAGAAAGCTGTGAAAATCTTGGATGAGGTTTCAAAAATCAACCCGAATGCCGCTGCAATCCGATTTGATTTAGCCTCAAGTCTCATGCGAATGGGTACGATTCTACCGAATGTTGGTAAGTGGCAGGATGCGTTTTCATCCCTGGAGAGTGCGCGGCTCATACTCAAGAAACTAGCCGACGACCACCCCACCGTCGTTCGGTATCGACACCAATTAGCAGTAACAACTACCAACACTTCCGCTTGTTTATTCGATGTCGGAAATTTCAGGAAAACGCTCGCGACCACTAAAGAGGCGATATCAATTCTACAGCAACCAGTGGACGGCTATCCTGGATTAATCCAATTTCAGCACACACTCGCCTTGGACTACTTAAATTCAGGCCGGGCCATGGGTGAGTTAGGAATGCTCCTGGAGGCAAAACCGGCCTTCGAGACAGCAATGAAAATTTGGAAGAATCTTGTCGAAGCCTCTCCGACCGAGATCACTTATCAATATTTTTTTGCATTTTGCAGTAACGAGATCGGAAAACTGCAGGCTCGAACAGGCAACCCAGAGAAATCATTTGAAGCTCATGAAAAAGCTAAGACTCTGCTTCAAAGCCTCTCTGAAAAGCAACCAACCTTCCATTGGGCGAAACGCGTCCTTGCGAATACTAATGAAAATATTAGCAAATTACTGACAGCTTCAGGAAAGTATGAAGAGGCACTTTCGGTCTGCCACAAAGCTTTGGCGATCCGACAAAAGCTCAAAGAGGAGCAGCCCAACGTCACTTGGACAAGCGAGGAACTATCTGCTACTCTTATCAGCTTAGCAAAAGTACAACGTCAGATGGTGAAGCTAGCGGACGCATTGGTATCGATACGGCGTGCCATCGCGTTCTTGGAACAATTACCCACACGCACTCCTCGTAACACCTACAATCTCGCCTGCTGTTACGCTCTTCTGGCCGGAATTTCAACGATGAAAGAAGCAGGAATTCGACTCGATGATGGCGCAAATTATTCTAATATTGCAATGAAGTTCCTACGGCAGGCTTTTGATGGCGGTTATGATAGCGTTTCCAATTTACGGGTCGACATCTCTCTTGATTCTCTTCGGACCCGTGAAGACTTCAAAAAATTACTCTCGGAACAGGAAAAGAAGTTCGAAGACAAAATGCCCTAG
- the tnpA gene encoding IS66 family insertion sequence element accessory protein TnpA: MAKPHLRDPQREQLWRATFQSWQSSGLSVRAFCELRGLTESAFYFWRKELRKREAEAQPAFVPVTVVPVPAAATIEVRCPSGHIVTVHSVEESTFRALFGALSAQEASC, from the coding sequence ATGGCGAAGCCCCATTTGCGAGATCCCCAACGCGAGCAATTATGGCGAGCGACTTTTCAGTCTTGGCAATCGAGCGGTCTGAGCGTCCGCGCATTTTGCGAATTACGCGGCCTCACCGAATCGGCTTTTTACTTTTGGCGTAAAGAACTCCGCAAGCGGGAAGCGGAAGCCCAGCCGGCCTTCGTACCGGTGACCGTTGTTCCCGTTCCGGCCGCCGCGACCATCGAAGTCCGCTGTCCCTCGGGCCACATTGTGACTGTTCACAGTGTCGAGGAATCGACCTTTCGAGCCCTCTTCGGCGCGTTATCTGCCCAGGAGGCGTCATGCTGA